A region of Elusimicrobiota bacterium DNA encodes the following proteins:
- the recR gene encoding recombination protein RecR, with translation MAGAWDNLVSSILGLPGVGPKMAERIALHLLRRRESADFLQTSLTEARARMRRCPTCGDYVEVLGNPEPCGRCQDPRRDAQQICVVEESGDLAALERSRAFRGGYHVLGGVLSALDGVGPEELRIESLLDRVRADKTEEVILATNPTVEGETTAAYLADLLKTAGVRITRLAAGLPSGSVIQYADEHTLAQALSGRRAMN, from the coding sequence ATGGCCGGAGCCTGGGACAATCTCGTCTCTTCGATTTTGGGCCTGCCCGGCGTCGGACCGAAAATGGCGGAACGGATCGCGCTCCACCTTTTGCGGCGGCGGGAAAGCGCTGATTTCCTGCAAACCAGCCTGACCGAGGCGCGGGCCCGCATGCGCCGATGCCCCACGTGCGGAGATTACGTGGAGGTCCTGGGAAATCCCGAACCCTGCGGCCGGTGCCAAGACCCCCGTCGGGACGCCCAACAGATTTGTGTGGTGGAAGAATCCGGCGACCTGGCGGCGCTGGAACGGTCCCGGGCCTTTCGCGGCGGCTACCATGTTTTGGGCGGCGTCCTTTCCGCCCTGGACGGCGTGGGGCCCGAAGAATTAAGGATTGAATCGCTCCTGGACCGAGTCCGCGCCGACAAGACCGAGGAAGTCATCCTCGCCACCAACCCCACCGTCGAGGGAGAAACGACCGCGGCCTATTTGGCGGACCTTTTAAAAACGGCCGGGGTGCGGATCACCCGTTTGGCCGCTGGACTCCCTTCCGGGAGCGTCATCCAATACGCCGATGAACACACCCTCGCCCAGGCCCTCTCCGGCCGTCGGGCGATGAACTGA
- a CDS encoding response regulator → MSKGKIVIADDEPDITFVLKRMLEMEGYTVWAANDGQAALDLYRREKPDLVILDLFMPIKDGVAVCAEIRREDESVLILMLTGQKKDTDKVTGLTAGADDYLTKPFGEKELLARVRSLFRRPNR, encoded by the coding sequence ATGAGCAAAGGCAAAATTGTTATCGCCGACGACGAACCGGACATCACGTTCGTTCTCAAGCGCATGCTCGAGATGGAGGGGTACACCGTGTGGGCCGCCAACGACGGCCAAGCGGCCTTGGACCTCTACCGCCGCGAGAAACCGGACCTGGTGATCTTGGACCTCTTCATGCCGATCAAAGACGGCGTGGCCGTTTGCGCGGAGATCCGCCGGGAGGATGAGAGCGTCTTGATCCTCATGCTCACCGGGCAGAAAAAAGACACCGACAAGGTCACGGGACTCACCGCGGGAGCCGACGATTACCTGACCAAACCCTTCGGGGAGAAAGAGCTTCTGGCCCGCGTCCGCTCCCTCTTCCGCCGCCCCAACCGCTGA
- a CDS encoding dCMP deaminase family protein, with product MGIAMAVRRRANCRGSRVGAIVVVDRRIVSTGYNGTPEGMTNCLDGGCDRCANRSSYPSGTGYDLCICVHAEQNAVLAAARFGISVANGTVYTTTQPCFGCVKEMLQAKIRKVYFLHPWVHPDPAVADEYKKIVARIPEGLDHLDVPDPDAAWARNKAPSH from the coding sequence ATGGGCATCGCCATGGCCGTCCGACGCCGGGCCAACTGCCGGGGAAGCCGCGTGGGGGCCATCGTCGTCGTGGACCGCCGGATCGTCTCCACGGGATACAACGGCACCCCCGAGGGGATGACCAACTGCCTGGACGGCGGGTGCGACCGGTGCGCCAACCGGTCCTCCTACCCGTCGGGGACAGGGTATGATCTTTGCATCTGCGTCCACGCCGAACAGAATGCCGTTCTGGCGGCCGCCCGTTTCGGCATTTCCGTCGCCAACGGCACCGTGTATACCACAACCCAACCGTGTTTCGGTTGCGTCAAGGAAATGCTCCAGGCCAAAATCCGGAAAGTCTATTTTCTTCACCCCTGGGTCCATCCCGATCCGGCCGTGGCAGACGAGTATAAAAAGATCGTCGCGCGCATTCCCGAGGGACTGGACCATTTGGACGTGCCTGACCCCGACGCGGCTTGGGCCCGCAACAAAGCCCCCTCCCACTGA
- a CDS encoding PAS domain-containing protein — protein sequence MEFLKPLVDSLSEGVLAVDRARRVVLANPALSGLLNRPPLDAIGKPLWEVLRHRELGELVDGAMAGGPGGTRELGFGTGPERTFLVRASPLRSEGKTDGAVLTFSDISHLRRLENLRKEFVANVSHELKTPLTALRAALETLLDGALEDPAHAREFLETAQEQAERLQRLIEDLLALSLLERPGVAPQRAACSLHTIVARVLKTLEPLARKENVSLSADLPPSPLDIDVDADELMQILMNLVDNGIKFNRPGGRVTLRATREEGNARIEVEDSGTGISPEDQPRVFERFFRADKARTSQKGGTGLGLAIVKHIVENRGASVTVASVPGQGSVFTVRLPMPRP from the coding sequence TTGGAATTCCTTAAACCCCTGGTGGATTCGCTGTCGGAAGGCGTTTTGGCCGTGGACCGGGCACGGCGCGTCGTTTTGGCCAATCCGGCGCTTTCGGGACTCTTGAACCGTCCTCCGCTCGACGCCATCGGGAAACCTCTTTGGGAAGTCTTGCGCCATCGCGAACTGGGGGAATTGGTGGACGGCGCCATGGCCGGCGGACCGGGCGGGACTCGAGAGTTGGGGTTCGGAACAGGCCCGGAACGGACCTTTCTTGTTCGGGCATCGCCGCTTCGCTCCGAAGGAAAAACCGACGGGGCGGTGTTGACGTTCTCCGACATCAGCCATCTGCGCCGCCTGGAGAACCTGAGAAAAGAGTTCGTGGCCAACGTATCCCACGAGCTCAAAACCCCGCTCACGGCACTCCGCGCCGCCCTGGAGACCCTGCTGGACGGCGCGCTCGAAGACCCCGCCCATGCGCGGGAATTTCTGGAAACGGCCCAAGAGCAAGCGGAACGACTCCAACGTCTCATCGAGGACCTATTGGCTCTCTCGCTCCTGGAGCGGCCCGGCGTCGCCCCCCAGAGAGCGGCCTGCTCCCTCCACACGATCGTCGCCCGGGTCCTCAAGACCCTGGAACCCCTGGCCCGAAAAGAAAACGTTTCCCTTTCCGCCGATCTTCCGCCGTCCCCCTTGGACATCGACGTCGACGCCGACGAACTGATGCAAATCCTGATGAATTTGGTCGACAACGGAATCAAATTCAATCGCCCGGGCGGGCGGGTGACCCTGCGGGCGACGCGCGAAGAAGGGAACGCCCGGATCGAGGTGGAGGACTCGGGAACGGGGATCTCGCCCGAAGACCAACCCCGGGTGTTCGAACGCTTTTTCCGCGCCGACAAGGCCCGCACCTCCCAAAAAGGCGGAACGGGGCTCGGCCTGGCCATCGTGAAACATATCGTTGAAAACCGGGGAGCCTCCGTGACGGTCGCCAGCGTGCCGGGACAGGGGAGTGTCTTCACGGTCCGGCTTCCGATGCCCCGTCCTTGA
- a CDS encoding MMPL family transporter, translating to MTHTKPSSADPFRQRAIGWMAFQISRHSGRLIFLTALFALTFLAFLPNTKSKNDVDDFILDSDPAVAFYKNHKKAFPKNEFVVIAYRAEDLFTPRRLQDLKEITDSLLNLDDVKDVTSLANATDLRGTEDAFQAEPFLQTIPSDPKTLETLRARALANPLYRKSLISKDGQTTAIIVYVRAHYAGDGEEATPSSTARKRLMEEMDKVLDPYRKSGYRFSLAGWPSTNYFLSQYMMVDMKTFMPLSVGMTLLTVFFLFRNSRLLLLAGVGILLTLLATLGLAGMTGVPINNASVAVIPLVVSLALSDLVHLFSHLDRSLLKETPDAPGALGRVLENVLFPCLLTSVNTAVGFFSFTFNSIPAIRSFGWLASAGMIFEFIFTFGLVAPLLVYLRPESVYRDPDVHSKREIPRLIRWIHRTVTKRPTWAVSLCLLTLLWGGWQMRKVRVETNLVEFFRSSSPVRQDIDFVRKNLAGTEPIDVSFQAGQRDAFKEPTRLAVIEEVEKEIRALPRIDTVIGINEFFKEMNKAFHAEDPAHYRLPERRRLLEQYLLLYGADDLEDYVTPAYDRTRLVIRAHCPGSQDAENLIGQIQRILDAHPMDGVTARITGLIDLTVKTMRVMVNDQVSNISQTVVVIFLLMALVLRSWGLALLFLLPNLFPIAVNFGIMGASGIPLDTGTSLIAASAFGIIVDDTVHFFVAFKDARRRGMTVRKALEEVSYEKGETSFSSFFIIGIAFSVLMLSHFRPIFFFGALNVLILIIGMAGDQVFLKSILALWARWEERPRRT from the coding sequence ATGACGCACACGAAACCCTCCTCCGCCGACCCTTTCCGCCAGCGCGCCATTGGCTGGATGGCTTTCCAGATCTCCCGCCATTCGGGGAGGCTGATCTTCCTCACCGCGCTGTTCGCCCTAACCTTCCTGGCGTTTCTGCCGAACACAAAGTCAAAGAACGACGTGGACGACTTCATTCTCGATTCGGACCCCGCGGTCGCCTTTTACAAGAACCATAAGAAAGCCTTCCCAAAAAACGAATTCGTCGTCATCGCCTATCGAGCCGAAGACCTGTTTACCCCCCGCCGTCTTCAGGACTTGAAGGAAATCACGGACTCCCTGCTGAACCTCGATGATGTCAAAGACGTCACCAGCCTCGCCAACGCCACGGACCTGCGGGGAACGGAGGACGCCTTCCAGGCCGAGCCCTTCCTGCAAACGATCCCTTCCGACCCCAAAACCCTGGAAACGCTTCGCGCCCGGGCCCTGGCGAACCCCCTCTATCGGAAAAGTCTCATCTCCAAGGACGGGCAGACGACGGCCATCATCGTCTACGTTCGCGCTCATTACGCGGGAGACGGGGAGGAAGCCACCCCCAGCTCCACGGCGCGAAAACGGTTGATGGAGGAGATGGATAAAGTTTTGGATCCTTACCGGAAATCGGGTTACCGGTTTTCCCTGGCGGGGTGGCCTTCCACCAATTATTTCCTATCCCAATACATGATGGTCGACATGAAAACCTTCATGCCTCTCAGCGTGGGCATGACCCTCTTGACCGTTTTTTTTCTTTTCCGAAACAGCCGCCTCCTGCTCTTGGCTGGGGTCGGGATCCTCCTGACTCTTTTGGCGACGCTCGGTTTGGCCGGGATGACCGGGGTTCCGATCAACAACGCGTCCGTGGCCGTCATTCCGCTGGTGGTCTCCTTGGCGCTTTCGGACCTGGTGCACCTTTTTTCCCATTTGGACCGATCCCTTTTGAAAGAAACGCCGGACGCGCCCGGTGCCCTGGGACGGGTGCTGGAAAATGTTTTGTTCCCCTGCCTTTTGACCAGCGTGAACACCGCCGTGGGCTTTTTCTCTTTCACCTTCAACAGCATCCCGGCCATTCGGAGTTTCGGGTGGCTGGCTTCGGCGGGAATGATTTTTGAATTCATCTTCACCTTCGGGCTGGTGGCACCCCTTCTGGTCTACCTCCGTCCCGAAAGCGTCTATCGGGACCCCGACGTACATTCCAAGCGGGAAATCCCTCGGCTCATCCGCTGGATCCACCGGACGGTGACGAAACGCCCGACCTGGGCCGTTTCCCTTTGCCTCCTGACGTTGCTCTGGGGGGGATGGCAGATGAGGAAGGTTCGGGTCGAAACGAACCTGGTGGAGTTCTTCCGCTCGTCCTCTCCCGTGCGCCAGGACATTGATTTCGTTCGGAAAAATTTGGCCGGGACGGAACCCATCGACGTTTCTTTTCAGGCGGGCCAACGGGACGCCTTCAAAGAACCGACCCGCCTGGCGGTCATCGAAGAGGTCGAAAAGGAGATCCGCGCGCTTCCACGAATCGACACGGTGATCGGGATCAACGAATTTTTTAAGGAAATGAACAAAGCCTTTCACGCCGAAGACCCTGCCCACTACCGGCTTCCGGAACGGCGGCGGCTCCTGGAGCAATACCTGCTTCTCTATGGAGCGGACGATTTGGAGGACTACGTGACTCCGGCGTATGATCGCACCCGGTTGGTGATCCGCGCCCACTGCCCGGGGTCCCAAGACGCCGAGAATTTGATCGGGCAAATCCAGCGGATCCTCGACGCCCACCCCATGGACGGGGTCACCGCCCGGATCACGGGCCTCATCGATCTTACGGTTAAAACCATGCGGGTCATGGTGAACGACCAGGTGTCCAACATCAGCCAAACGGTGGTCGTTATTTTTCTCCTGATGGCCCTGGTCCTGCGGTCCTGGGGGTTGGCCCTGCTCTTTTTACTGCCGAACCTCTTTCCCATTGCCGTCAATTTCGGGATCATGGGCGCCTCGGGCATTCCCCTGGACACGGGCACGTCCTTGATCGCGGCCTCCGCCTTCGGGATTATCGTTGACGACACCGTGCATTTCTTCGTGGCCTTCAAAGACGCGAGACGGCGCGGGATGACCGTGAGGAAAGCCTTGGAAGAAGTCTCTTACGAAAAGGGAGAAACGTCCTTCTCCTCTTTCTTCATCATCGGGATCGCCTTCAGTGTTCTCATGCTGTCCCATTTCCGTCCGATATTCTTTTTCGGAGCGCTGAACGTCCTCATCCTGATCATCGGCATGGCGGGAGACCAGGTCTTTTTGAAATCCATCCTGGCCCTTTGGGCCCGTTGGGAAGAGAGACCCCGAAGGACCTGA
- a CDS encoding response regulator transcription factor — protein sequence MGKPKILVVEDDRAIAKILLYNLEKEGYAPLLAEDGETAVALFRREKPRLILLDLMVPKVDGLEVCRLVRGVDRGVPILMLTAKSGEVDKIVGLEMGADDYVTKPFSVREVMTRIKGLLRRTGPADAMPAGILEAGALELDPEAYEVRVNKKRVSLTGKEFELLKTLWTARGKVLSREDVLERVWGVDRAADLETRTIDQHVARLRSKLGPEKNRVVTIKNVGYRFRAD from the coding sequence GTGGGGAAACCCAAGATCCTGGTGGTTGAAGACGACCGGGCGATCGCCAAGATCCTTCTGTACAACCTGGAAAAAGAGGGATACGCGCCGCTCCTGGCCGAAGACGGAGAGACGGCGGTGGCACTTTTCCGTCGAGAGAAACCCCGTTTGATCCTCCTGGACTTGATGGTCCCCAAGGTCGACGGCCTCGAGGTCTGCCGACTGGTGCGCGGGGTGGACCGCGGTGTTCCCATTCTGATGCTCACGGCGAAAAGCGGCGAGGTGGACAAAATCGTCGGTTTGGAAATGGGCGCCGACGATTACGTCACGAAACCTTTTTCCGTCCGCGAAGTGATGACGCGGATAAAAGGACTCCTCCGCCGAACGGGCCCCGCCGACGCGATGCCGGCCGGGATCCTGGAGGCCGGGGCTTTGGAGCTCGACCCGGAGGCCTACGAAGTCCGGGTGAACAAAAAACGCGTCTCTCTCACGGGAAAAGAATTCGAACTGCTAAAAACCCTTTGGACGGCCCGGGGCAAGGTCCTCTCCCGCGAAGACGTGTTGGAGCGCGTATGGGGCGTCGATCGAGCGGCCGATCTCGAAACCCGAACCATCGATCAGCACGTGGCCCGACTCCGGTCGAAACTCGGACCCGAGAAAAATCGGGTGGTGACGATCAAAAACGTCGGCTACCGTTTTCGCGCGGACTAG
- the dnaX gene encoding DNA polymerase III subunit gamma/tau: protein MSYLVLARKYRPQGFDDLVGQEHVTQTLTNALAARRIAHAYVLSGPRGCGKTTTARILAKALNCVKGPTPTPCGECPQCVEITAGSSTDDVLEIDGASNRGIDQIRELRETVKYAPARSRYRVIIIDEAHQISKDGFNALLKTLEEPPPHVVFIMATTESQKIPETILSRCQRFQLRSITLGDIFSRLKKIIDAESLPVDKAALREVGRAAHGSLRDALSLLDQVIAFAPGGATVEDVRNLLGLLPGEFIRSFAETIRSGDPAAVLQAVQKALDDGLDLSQLAEDLLERRHRLLLWKAGVRDPRAPDAAELESEAGALGEERLERDLGILSRAVADMRRSESPRITFELACLEIAQDAVSVNELVERLETLEKNLRSGMPPPSISAPAPRPPMPERTVAPPAVGQTPGTGRPSEPPRPPEPVSAPTAPVASGPWGPDMVRSAWTAMVQEVGKKKPSLETFLHAARWSALPGNVLKLAFDQEFQKFQVASQEALWMEILRRHIPLPFSLQMALEAPPAVAATAPAAPRAPAPEPEPADEEAVVENAEDEEPSASPPSLEAEEEDPKTIAALDPGLRKVLNKFPGRIRRVEES from the coding sequence ATGTCTTATCTCGTTCTCGCCCGCAAATATCGGCCCCAGGGTTTCGACGACCTGGTGGGCCAAGAACACGTGACCCAAACGCTGACCAACGCCTTGGCGGCCCGGCGGATCGCCCACGCCTACGTTCTCTCCGGCCCCCGCGGGTGCGGCAAGACCACCACCGCGCGCATCCTGGCCAAGGCCCTGAACTGCGTGAAGGGTCCGACCCCGACCCCCTGTGGCGAATGCCCCCAATGCGTCGAGATCACGGCCGGGAGTTCCACGGACGACGTGTTGGAAATCGACGGCGCCTCCAACCGCGGCATCGACCAAATCCGGGAACTGCGCGAAACGGTCAAGTACGCTCCCGCCCGCTCCCGCTACCGAGTGATCATCATCGATGAGGCGCACCAGATTTCCAAGGACGGATTCAACGCGCTCTTAAAAACGCTGGAGGAGCCCCCTCCCCACGTAGTTTTCATCATGGCCACGACGGAATCACAAAAAATCCCGGAGACCATCCTTTCCCGCTGTCAACGCTTCCAACTCCGATCCATCACCCTGGGCGACATTTTCAGCCGATTGAAAAAAATCATCGACGCCGAATCCCTCCCGGTGGACAAGGCCGCCCTGCGCGAGGTGGGGCGCGCGGCCCACGGGTCGCTCCGGGACGCCCTCTCGCTTCTGGACCAGGTGATCGCCTTCGCGCCCGGGGGAGCCACCGTGGAGGATGTGCGGAACCTCTTGGGGCTTCTGCCCGGTGAATTCATCCGAAGTTTTGCCGAGACCATCCGGAGCGGAGACCCCGCCGCCGTGCTTCAGGCCGTTCAAAAAGCCTTGGACGACGGCTTGGACCTTTCCCAATTGGCCGAAGATCTCTTGGAACGAAGACACCGCCTTCTCCTTTGGAAAGCCGGCGTGCGGGACCCCCGCGCCCCGGACGCCGCCGAACTGGAGAGCGAAGCCGGCGCGCTCGGCGAAGAACGGCTGGAACGGGACCTGGGGATCCTCTCCCGGGCCGTGGCCGACATGCGGCGAAGCGAATCCCCCCGGATCACCTTCGAGCTGGCCTGCCTGGAAATCGCCCAGGACGCCGTGTCCGTCAACGAGCTCGTGGAACGATTGGAAACTTTAGAGAAAAATCTGCGCTCCGGGATGCCGCCCCCGTCCATTTCAGCACCGGCACCCCGCCCTCCCATGCCGGAGAGAACCGTGGCCCCGCCCGCCGTGGGCCAAACCCCGGGAACGGGACGTCCTTCGGAACCGCCCCGACCGCCGGAGCCGGTGTCCGCCCCGACAGCCCCGGTGGCCTCCGGCCCTTGGGGTCCGGACATGGTCCGTTCTGCCTGGACCGCCATGGTTCAGGAAGTGGGGAAAAAGAAACCCTCGCTGGAAACCTTCCTGCACGCCGCGCGATGGTCGGCTCTTCCTGGAAACGTCTTGAAACTCGCTTTCGACCAGGAGTTCCAGAAATTCCAAGTGGCTTCCCAAGAGGCCCTTTGGATGGAAATTTTGCGGCGCCACATCCCCCTTCCCTTCAGCCTTCAAATGGCGCTGGAAGCGCCGCCGGCCGTTGCCGCGACGGCGCCCGCGGCCCCCCGGGCCCCAGCCCCGGAACCGGAACCCGCGGACGAAGAAGCCGTTGTGGAAAATGCGGAAGACGAAGAACCCAGCGCCTCCCCGCCCTCCCTGGAAGCCGAGGAGGAGGACCCCAAAACCATCGCCGCACTGGACCCGGGCCTCCGAAAGGTGTTGAACAAATTCCCTGGACGGATCCGCCGCGTGGAGGAATCGTAA
- the carB gene encoding carbamoyl-phosphate synthase large subunit — MPKRTDIETILILGSGPIVIGQACEFDYSGAQAVKALKKEGYRVVLINSNPATIMTDPEFAHATYIEPLIPSMVERIIEKEKPQVILPTLGGQTALNLAVELHERGSLARYGVELIGAKVEAIKRAEDRELFKKTMMGIGLDVPKSGVARNLDQAERIAADIGFPLIIRASFTLGGIGSAIVYTREDFLAAARRGLDASPIHEILLEQSVIGWKEFELEVMRDKADQCVVICSIENLDPMGVHTGDSITVAPAQTLSDPDYQILRDQSFACIRAIGVETGGSNVQFAVDPKSGRTVIIEMNPRVSRSSALASKATGFPIAKMAALLAVGYRLDEIPNDITKKTPACFEPVIDYVVTKIPRFAFEKFTEADQTLNTSMKSVGEVMAIGSTFRESLQKALRGLEIGRAGLGADGKSIVPKVDEAVQRLAAGGENPERVKLLEEVEHKLRVPNCDRIFNIKYALQLGLSVQDICGLSAIDPWFVHQISMIWELEKEIRAAGKSLSIDLLRRAKRDGFSDKQISYLTGLTSAAVAKMRKKNVPVTFKKVDTCAAEFPAETPYFYSTYEEEDESLPLSKKDRVIVLGGGPNRIGQGIEFDYCCVHAAMAIRECGGEAIMVNCNPETVSTDYDTSDQLFFEPLTLEDVVNVVERTKAKGVIPQFGGQTPLNLAKPLLKAGVKILGTSADSIDMAEDRQRFGDLLKKLKIPHPAHGTARNLKEAEEAARRVGYPVMVRPSYVLGGRAMEVVFDDAQLAVYMKRTLEGGAGLPILLDRFLEDAKEVDVDAVCDGKEVYIAGIMEHIEEAGIHSGDSACVLPPYSLEPKVLEALSRYTTQMALALKVKGLINIQFAVQNGTVYVLEANPRASRTVPFVSKATGVPIAKLAAMVMVGKPLKDVLAPWKKVIDQKKPWFSVKEVVFPWLRFPEVDVVLGPEMRSTGEVMGIDVDFGTAFGKSQAAAGGALPKKGTILFSLRERDRAQALPIVSAFQKMGYGLMGTQGTYEYLKENGLEMESVKKIAEGRPNVLDVIKNREVVLVVNTPEGHRSRSDGFHIRRTALLSNVPIVTTYASARAVVEGLQESRERRWEVRSLQELYKSGASVPVKKPSSVPA, encoded by the coding sequence ATGCCGAAACGAACCGACATTGAAACCATCCTGATCCTGGGGTCCGGCCCCATCGTGATCGGGCAAGCCTGTGAATTTGACTATTCCGGAGCCCAGGCGGTGAAAGCCCTGAAGAAAGAGGGTTACCGCGTGGTTCTCATCAATTCCAACCCCGCCACCATCATGACGGATCCGGAATTCGCCCACGCCACCTACATCGAGCCCTTGATCCCGTCCATGGTGGAGCGCATCATTGAAAAGGAAAAGCCCCAGGTCATTTTACCCACCTTGGGAGGCCAAACCGCCCTGAATCTCGCCGTGGAGCTCCACGAGAGGGGAAGCCTGGCCCGTTACGGGGTCGAGCTGATCGGCGCCAAAGTGGAGGCGATCAAACGGGCCGAAGACCGGGAATTGTTCAAGAAAACCATGATGGGCATCGGCCTGGATGTTCCGAAAAGCGGGGTGGCGCGAAACCTGGACCAGGCGGAGCGAATCGCCGCCGATATCGGGTTTCCCTTGATCATCCGCGCGTCGTTTACCTTGGGCGGCATCGGTTCCGCCATCGTCTACACCCGGGAAGATTTTCTGGCCGCCGCCCGCCGCGGTCTGGACGCCAGCCCCATCCACGAAATTTTGCTGGAGCAAAGCGTTATCGGCTGGAAAGAATTCGAGCTGGAAGTCATGCGGGACAAAGCCGACCAGTGCGTGGTGATCTGTTCCATCGAAAACCTGGACCCCATGGGGGTCCACACCGGAGACTCCATCACCGTGGCCCCCGCGCAGACCCTCTCGGACCCGGACTATCAAATCCTGCGGGACCAGTCCTTCGCTTGCATCCGCGCCATCGGCGTCGAGACGGGAGGGTCCAACGTTCAGTTCGCGGTGGATCCCAAGTCGGGCCGCACGGTGATCATCGAAATGAACCCCCGGGTTTCCCGTTCCTCCGCTTTGGCCTCCAAAGCCACGGGGTTTCCCATCGCGAAAATGGCGGCGCTCCTGGCGGTCGGGTACCGGTTGGACGAGATCCCCAACGACATCACGAAAAAAACCCCCGCCTGTTTTGAACCGGTGATCGACTACGTGGTCACCAAAATCCCCCGTTTCGCCTTCGAGAAGTTCACCGAAGCGGACCAGACTTTGAACACCAGCATGAAATCCGTGGGCGAGGTCATGGCCATCGGAAGCACGTTCCGGGAATCCCTCCAAAAGGCCCTTCGCGGGCTCGAAATCGGCCGCGCGGGACTCGGCGCGGACGGGAAATCCATCGTCCCCAAGGTGGATGAGGCCGTTCAACGCCTAGCGGCGGGCGGGGAAAACCCCGAACGAGTGAAGCTCCTGGAGGAAGTGGAACACAAGCTCCGGGTGCCGAACTGCGACCGGATCTTCAATATCAAATACGCTTTGCAGTTGGGCCTGTCCGTTCAGGATATTTGCGGGTTGTCGGCCATCGATCCTTGGTTCGTACACCAGATCTCCATGATTTGGGAGCTGGAAAAAGAAATCCGTGCGGCGGGAAAAAGTCTCTCCATCGACCTGCTCCGCCGGGCCAAGCGCGACGGTTTTTCCGACAAACAGATCTCGTATCTCACGGGGCTCACCTCCGCCGCCGTCGCCAAGATGCGGAAAAAGAACGTGCCCGTGACGTTTAAGAAGGTGGACACCTGCGCGGCAGAGTTTCCGGCGGAGACCCCTTATTTCTATTCCACGTACGAAGAAGAGGACGAATCTCTCCCGCTTTCCAAGAAAGACCGCGTGATCGTTCTGGGCGGCGGTCCCAACCGGATCGGGCAGGGCATCGAATTCGATTATTGTTGCGTGCACGCGGCCATGGCCATCCGGGAATGCGGCGGCGAAGCCATCATGGTGAACTGCAACCCGGAAACCGTTTCCACCGATTACGACACCTCCGACCAGCTTTTCTTTGAGCCGCTGACCTTGGAAGACGTGGTGAACGTGGTGGAGCGCACCAAAGCCAAAGGCGTGATCCCCCAGTTCGGCGGCCAGACACCGCTCAACCTGGCGAAACCGCTCCTCAAGGCGGGCGTGAAAATTTTGGGCACCTCGGCGGATTCCATCGACATGGCCGAGGACCGGCAACGCTTCGGCGACCTTTTAAAAAAGTTGAAGATCCCGCACCCTGCCCACGGCACCGCCCGCAACCTGAAGGAGGCGGAAGAGGCCGCCCGTCGGGTGGGTTACCCCGTCATGGTTCGTCCCTCTTATGTCTTGGGCGGGCGGGCCATGGAAGTGGTTTTTGACGACGCCCAATTGGCCGTCTACATGAAGCGGACCTTGGAAGGCGGCGCCGGCCTCCCCATTCTGTTGGACCGATTTCTGGAGGATGCCAAGGAAGTGGACGTGGACGCGGTGTGCGATGGGAAAGAGGTCTACATCGCCGGCATCATGGAACACATCGAGGAGGCCGGCATCCACTCCGGCGATTCGGCCTGTGTCCTTCCGCCCTATAGCCTCGAACCGAAGGTGTTGGAAGCGCTCTCCCGCTACACGACCCAAATGGCGCTGGCGCTCAAGGTGAAGGGGTTGATCAACATTCAATTCGCCGTCCAGAACGGAACCGTTTACGTGCTGGAAGCCAATCCCCGGGCCAGCCGCACGGTTCCCTTCGTCTCCAAAGCCACGGGCGTGCCCATCGCCAAATTGGCCGCCATGGTGATGGTGGGGAAACCTTTGAAGGATGTTTTGGCCCCCTGGAAAAAAGTCATCGATCAAAAGAAGCCTTGGTTCTCGGTCAAAGAGGTGGTTTTCCCCTGGTTGCGCTTTCCGGAAGTGGACGTGGTCTTGGGGCCCGAGATGCGCTCCACCGGCGAGGTCATGGGGATCGACGTGGATTTTGGGACCGCTTTCGGAAAATCCCAGGCGGCGGCGGGCGGCGCCCTGCCGAAAAAAGGGACCATCTTGTTCAGCCTGCGGGAACGGGACCGGGCCCAGGCGCTCCCGATCGTCAGCGCTTTCCAGAAGATGGGTTACGGTTTGATGGGAACCCAGGGTACTTACGAATACCTAAAAGAGAACGGCCTGGAAATGGAGTCGGTCAAGAAAATCGCCGAAGGGCGGCCCAACGTTTTGGACGTCATCAAAAACCGGGAGGTGGTTCTGGTGGTGAACACTCCCGAGGGCCACCGCTCCCGTTCCGACGGGTTCCACATTCGGCGGACGGCGCTCCTCTCCAACGTCCCCATCGTCACCACTTACGCCTCGGCCCGCGCCGTGGTGGAAGGGCTCCAAGAGTCCCGGGAACGCCGCTGGGAAGTCCGGTCCCTCCAAGAACTCTACAAATCCGGCGCTTCCGTTCCCGTCAAAAAACCCTCCTCCGTTCCCGCCTGA